The following are from one region of the Nicotiana tomentosiformis chromosome 7, ASM39032v3, whole genome shotgun sequence genome:
- the LOC104121217 gene encoding uncharacterized protein translates to MKFLPEFALCWGGATINPTVTEVASVTTPQPQEEEQNRGRNSSEAATPQGRGRRVVKPKNVANWKPALRVISEERVMSDIVGNGSGGRSKERAAVPSSCTKSAAKVKAKSIARSQLSPRHGDDYWKSTGPMAVPAFSPTAFLF, encoded by the exons ATGAAGTTCCTGCCGGAATTTGCCTTATGTTGGGGTGGCGCTACCATCAACCCAACGGTGACAGAGGTCGCCTCTGTCACCACTCCTCAGCCGCAGGAGGAGGAGCAAAATCGCGGGAGAAATAGCAGCGAAGCTGCGACTCCACAGGGGAGGGGAAGAAGGGTAGTAAAGCCCAAAAACGTAGCGAATTGGAAACCGGCGCTTCGAGTAATATcagaagaaagagtgatgtctGATATTGTTGGTAATGGTAGCGGAGGAAGATCAAAAGAACGTGCAGCTGTTCCATCTTCTTGCACCAAATCCGCTGCTAAAGTTAAAGCTAAATCTATTGCTAGATCCCAGTTGTCTCCTAGACACGGCGACGATTACTG GAAATCAACAGGTCCAATGGCCGTGCCAGCATTTTCGCCGACAGCATTTTTATTCTGA